In Geobacter anodireducens, a genomic segment contains:
- a CDS encoding multidrug transporter AcrB — MDNHHLGFAGKIARAFIDSKLTPLIVIASLLLGVYAVLVTPREEEPQIVVPMVDIYLPMPGSTPQEVEERVVSPIERKMWEVNGVEYVYAMSRPGMGLVTVRFLVGENMEDSLVKLYNKLMSNRTLLPPGAGEPLVVPKSIDDVPILSLTLWSERYDGFMLRRIARELCDELKKGENVAEAEIKGGLSRTLSVRLDSARLAAYNLSPLQVSGAIHAGNASLQSGAFAAGNRETIVETGSFIATADDARRLVVGVFNGRPVYLADVATVTDGAPEPSSYVFFGLGPAAGTKGISGNQAENYPAVTIAVAKRKGANATWVAEDLLHRVEALKGKVIPSDVKVTVTRNYGETAREKNNELLYHMFLAAISVTILIAVFMGWRAGAVTAVAIPVTLALTMLVFNQIGYTLNRITLFALIFSIGILVDDAIVVVENIHRYFTTTRFKPLEAAIRAVDEIGNPTVLATFAVIASILPMGFVGGLMGPYMRPIPVGASMAMLISMFIAFIVTPYFAYRLMKGESHYGSAEEAEESKLTIFYRKIMGALLHNRPLRTGFMVGVAVLLAASCSLLYFKLVTVKMLPFDNKNELQVIIDAPEGTPLEETARMTAEMGQALRGIPEVTDFQMYVGTNAPFNFNGLVRHYYLRTGPHVADIQVNFVHKSERSAQSHDLAKQVRPLLKAVADRHGARIKVAEVPPGPPVLSTLVTEVYGPDHATRLDIARKIKAIYEKVDGVVDTDWYVEDDQPKVSFAVDREKAALSGISVDDVSRTLRLALGGVDAGIMHLPREKEPVAINVRLPAAQRSSVEALSSIYVPGPRGNVPLSQLVRVSTGVEDQTLYRKNLKSVVYVTGDVAGAIEAPVYAILKMQKEIDRIPLPGGYRIEQRAATQPWSEERPGIKWDGEWHITYEVFRDLGLAFGAVMIMIYLLVVAWFKDFTTPLVIMGPIPLTLIGILPGHALFGAFFTATSMIGFIALAGIIVRNSIILIDFAEMKRREGLPLDEAIIEAGAVRFRPMLLTAAAVVVGSFVIVFDPIFQGLALALMFGEIASTTLSRVTIPIVYFLVERWKEKRRNSDVLVEEKG, encoded by the coding sequence ATGGATAATCACCATCTCGGCTTTGCCGGCAAAATAGCCCGGGCGTTCATCGATTCCAAGCTGACGCCCCTCATCGTCATCGCTTCCCTGCTCCTGGGGGTCTACGCAGTCCTGGTGACCCCGCGGGAGGAGGAGCCCCAGATCGTGGTGCCGATGGTGGATATCTACCTCCCCATGCCCGGCTCCACTCCCCAGGAGGTGGAGGAACGGGTGGTTTCCCCCATCGAGCGGAAGATGTGGGAAGTGAACGGGGTGGAGTACGTCTACGCCATGAGCCGGCCGGGGATGGGACTCGTGACGGTCCGCTTCCTGGTGGGGGAGAACATGGAAGACTCCCTCGTTAAGCTCTACAACAAGCTCATGAGCAACCGGACCCTCCTCCCCCCCGGCGCGGGCGAACCGCTCGTGGTCCCCAAGTCCATCGACGACGTGCCGATCCTTTCCCTCACCCTTTGGTCCGAGCGGTACGACGGGTTCATGCTCCGCCGCATCGCCCGGGAGCTCTGCGATGAACTGAAGAAGGGCGAAAACGTGGCCGAGGCCGAGATCAAAGGGGGACTCAGCAGAACCCTGTCGGTCCGCCTGGACAGTGCGCGCCTGGCGGCCTACAATCTTTCGCCGCTCCAGGTTTCCGGCGCCATCCACGCCGGCAACGCCTCGCTCCAGTCCGGTGCCTTTGCCGCGGGCAACCGGGAAACGATCGTGGAGACCGGTTCCTTCATCGCCACTGCGGACGATGCCCGCCGGCTCGTGGTGGGAGTCTTCAACGGCCGCCCCGTCTACCTGGCCGACGTGGCCACGGTCACTGACGGGGCGCCGGAGCCGTCCAGCTACGTCTTCTTCGGATTGGGGCCGGCGGCGGGGACCAAGGGGATCAGCGGAAATCAGGCGGAAAACTATCCGGCCGTAACCATTGCCGTGGCCAAACGCAAGGGGGCCAACGCCACCTGGGTGGCCGAGGACCTTCTCCATCGGGTGGAGGCACTCAAGGGCAAGGTGATCCCCTCCGACGTGAAGGTCACGGTGACCCGCAACTACGGCGAGACCGCCCGGGAGAAGAACAACGAGCTGCTCTACCACATGTTCCTGGCGGCCATCTCGGTCACGATCCTCATTGCCGTCTTCATGGGGTGGCGGGCCGGGGCCGTGACCGCCGTTGCCATTCCGGTGACCCTGGCACTGACCATGCTGGTCTTCAACCAGATCGGCTACACCCTTAACCGGATCACTCTCTTTGCCCTTATCTTCTCCATCGGCATCCTGGTGGACGATGCCATCGTGGTGGTGGAGAACATCCACCGCTACTTCACCACCACCCGGTTCAAGCCGCTGGAGGCGGCCATCCGGGCCGTGGACGAGATCGGCAACCCCACGGTGCTGGCCACCTTCGCGGTCATCGCCTCAATCCTGCCCATGGGGTTCGTGGGGGGGCTCATGGGGCCGTACATGCGGCCGATCCCGGTGGGGGCCAGCATGGCCATGCTCATCTCCATGTTCATCGCCTTCATCGTGACCCCCTACTTTGCCTACCGCCTCATGAAAGGGGAGTCCCACTACGGCAGCGCCGAGGAGGCCGAGGAGTCGAAGCTTACCATCTTCTACCGGAAGATCATGGGGGCCCTGCTCCACAACCGCCCGTTGCGTACCGGGTTCATGGTGGGGGTGGCGGTGCTGCTGGCGGCGTCGTGCTCGCTTCTCTATTTCAAGCTCGTGACGGTGAAGATGCTGCCGTTCGACAACAAGAACGAGCTCCAGGTGATCATCGACGCCCCCGAGGGGACCCCCCTGGAGGAGACGGCCCGCATGACCGCCGAGATGGGGCAGGCGCTCCGAGGCATCCCCGAGGTGACCGATTTCCAGATGTACGTGGGGACCAATGCCCCCTTCAACTTCAACGGCCTGGTGCGCCACTACTACCTGCGGACCGGCCCCCACGTGGCCGACATCCAGGTGAACTTCGTCCACAAGAGCGAGCGTTCGGCCCAGTCCCACGACCTGGCAAAGCAGGTCCGTCCCCTGCTCAAGGCGGTGGCCGACCGCCACGGCGCCCGGATCAAGGTGGCCGAGGTGCCGCCCGGCCCGCCGGTCCTCTCGACCCTGGTCACCGAGGTCTACGGGCCGGACCATGCCACGCGCCTGGACATCGCGCGCAAGATCAAGGCCATCTATGAGAAGGTGGACGGCGTGGTGGACACCGACTGGTACGTGGAGGACGATCAGCCAAAGGTCTCCTTTGCCGTGGACCGGGAGAAGGCGGCTCTGTCGGGGATATCCGTGGATGATGTGTCCCGGACGCTGCGCCTGGCCCTGGGAGGGGTCGACGCGGGAATCATGCATCTCCCCCGGGAAAAGGAGCCCGTGGCCATCAACGTGCGGCTCCCGGCGGCGCAGCGGAGTTCGGTGGAGGCCCTCTCCTCCATCTATGTGCCCGGTCCCCGGGGGAACGTGCCCTTGTCCCAGCTCGTGCGGGTCTCCACCGGCGTCGAGGACCAGACTCTCTACCGCAAGAACCTCAAAAGCGTGGTTTACGTTACCGGCGACGTGGCAGGGGCCATCGAGGCGCCGGTCTATGCCATCCTGAAGATGCAGAAGGAGATCGACAGGATACCCCTGCCCGGCGGCTACCGGATCGAGCAGCGGGCAGCCACCCAGCCCTGGAGCGAGGAGCGCCCCGGCATCAAGTGGGACGGCGAATGGCACATTACCTACGAGGTCTTCCGGGACCTGGGACTTGCCTTTGGCGCGGTAATGATCATGATCTACCTGCTGGTGGTGGCCTGGTTCAAGGACTTCACCACGCCGCTGGTCATCATGGGGCCGATTCCGCTCACCCTCATCGGCATCCTGCCCGGGCACGCCCTGTTCGGGGCCTTCTTCACGGCCACGAGCATGATCGGCTTCATTGCACTGGCAGGCATCATCGTCCGAAACTCCATCATCCTGATCGATTTCGCCGAGATGAAGCGGCGGGAGGGACTCCCCCTGGATGAGGCCATCATCGAGGCCGGAGCGGTCCGGTTCCGGCCCATGCTCCTGACCGCAGCGGCCGTGGTGGTGGGAAGTTTCGTCATCGTCTTCGATCCCATCTTCCAGGGGCTCGCCCTGGCGCTCATGTTCGGGGAGATTGCCTCCACCACCCTGTCGCGGGTAACGATACCGATCGTCTACTTCCTGGTGGAGCGCTGGAAGGAAAAACGGAGGAACTCGGATGTTCTGGTTGAAGAAAAGGGATAA
- a CDS encoding rhodanese, whose protein sequence is MYIDRMLRIIAGAFIMLSLALARFHNPNWLWFTAFVGLNLFQSGFTNWCPMVYFLEKLGVPKFPKGGCDK, encoded by the coding sequence ATGTATATCGACAGAATGCTCAGAATCATCGCCGGCGCGTTCATCATGCTCTCCCTGGCGCTCGCCCGCTTCCACAACCCCAACTGGCTCTGGTTCACCGCCTTTGTGGGGCTGAACCTCTTCCAGTCGGGCTTCACCAACTGGTGCCCCATGGTGTACTTCCTGGAAAAACTGGGGGTGCCGAAGTTTCCCAAGGGGGGCTGCGACAAATGA
- a CDS encoding MBL fold metallo-hydrolase, with product MNRRITILCDNTVGPVSGTLGEHGFAALVEWEGDALLFDTGMGETLLRNAQRLGRNLAAVFRVVISHGHYDHAGGLWPLLRTCGSKEVLAHPDIFAPRYRVKDTGAPLSIGIPFDEAFLRGQGAHFDFGTRFREIGPGLYLTGEVPRTTAFETGDTGLFCDGAGCRSDPVRDDQSLVIRTERGLVLLLGCCHAGVVNTARWAVECTGESLVHTIIGGTHLGFCGREQLDETVKSLRELGVHKLVGSHCTGFAAAARLMHEFPGRFHPSAVGYTLEV from the coding sequence ATGAACCGCCGGATCACGATCCTCTGCGACAACACGGTGGGTCCTGTTTCCGGCACCCTGGGCGAGCACGGGTTCGCGGCCCTGGTGGAGTGGGAGGGGGACGCGCTCCTCTTCGATACGGGGATGGGTGAGACGCTCCTGCGCAATGCCCAGCGCCTGGGGCGCAACCTGGCCGCCGTGTTCCGTGTCGTCATCTCTCACGGCCATTACGACCACGCCGGCGGCCTCTGGCCTCTCCTGCGCACCTGCGGGAGCAAGGAGGTGCTGGCTCACCCCGATATCTTCGCCCCCCGCTACCGGGTGAAGGATACGGGTGCCCCTCTCTCCATCGGGATTCCCTTTGACGAGGCGTTCCTGCGGGGGCAGGGGGCGCATTTCGATTTCGGTACCCGGTTCCGGGAGATCGGCCCCGGCCTCTATCTGACCGGCGAGGTCCCCCGCACGACCGCCTTCGAGACCGGCGACACGGGGCTTTTCTGCGATGGGGCGGGCTGCCGGTCCGACCCGGTCCGCGATGATCAGTCCCTGGTGATCCGTACGGAGCGGGGGTTGGTGCTGCTGTTGGGATGCTGCCATGCAGGGGTGGTCAACACGGCCCGATGGGCGGTGGAATGCACCGGTGAGTCCCTGGTCCACACGATCATCGGCGGCACCCATCTCGGTTTCTGCGGCCGGGAGCAACTGGATGAAACAGTGAAGTCCCTGCGGGAGCTGGGAGTACACAAGCTCGTGGGAAGCCACTGTACCGGCTTTGCCGCAGCCGCCCGGCTCATGCATGAATTCCCCGGCCGGTTTCACCCGTCTGCGGTGGGATACACCCTGGAAGTCTGA
- a CDS encoding rhodanese-like domain-containing protein produces the protein MIRKFIIAVLMVASLAATALAASYRNIGSAEAKALLDTKRNVFLLDVRTPDEYRQARLSGSVLIPINEVERRIAQIPKGRPVLIYCAVGSRSGLVAGYLTQRGYGEVYNMHDGIVGWYRNGFPITR, from the coding sequence ATGATTAGGAAGTTCATCATTGCCGTGCTCATGGTGGCGTCGCTCGCCGCCACCGCCCTGGCTGCGTCCTACCGTAACATCGGTTCTGCCGAGGCCAAGGCGCTGCTCGACACGAAGCGCAACGTCTTTCTCCTGGACGTGCGGACCCCTGACGAATACCGCCAGGCCCGCCTGTCCGGGTCGGTGCTCATCCCCATCAACGAAGTGGAGCGCCGCATCGCGCAGATCCCCAAGGGAAGGCCGGTGCTGATCTATTGCGCCGTGGGGTCCCGCTCGGGGCTCGTGGCCGGCTACCTGACCCAGCGGGGATACGGCGAGGTCTACAACATGCACGACGGCATCGTCGGCTGGTATCGCAACGGGTTTCCGATCACCCGGTGA
- a CDS encoding transcriptional regulator encodes MNEELARNYEVSAQLLRILGHPVRLRIAAGLARECACVKDIWKCLGMPQAVVSQHLKVMREHGVLEARREGARVCYSLREGAPAQVVRALF; translated from the coding sequence ATGAATGAAGAACTAGCACGGAATTACGAGGTGTCGGCCCAGTTGCTGCGCATCCTCGGCCATCCGGTGCGGCTGCGGATCGCGGCGGGACTTGCGCGCGAGTGCGCCTGCGTCAAGGATATCTGGAAGTGCCTCGGCATGCCCCAGGCAGTGGTTTCCCAACACCTGAAGGTGATGCGGGAGCACGGCGTCCTGGAGGCCCGGCGCGAAGGCGCCCGGGTCTGCTACTCCCTCCGCGAGGGTGCCCCGGCCCAAGTGGTCAGGGCCCTGTTCTGA
- a CDS encoding chemotaxis protein: MQIKRYRNWGILPKIMTISGITVVLIAALVLFALLPFIGEKMMDGKKEKTKSVVEVAYNLVADLGERAKRGEITEDEARKRAIDHVKQLRYQGKEYFWINDLAPRMIMHPIKPDLDGTDLSENKDPRGTYLFREFARICREKGEGFVPYLWPKPGASEPVEKISYVKLYEPWGWVVGSGIYVDDVRADMARLRWVVLGGTALFALFALSLAFSVGLGVVQPLRHAVASLQDIAEGEGDLTRRIAVEREDESGELALAFNRFVEKLQGIVGTVANNALQVAAAAGQVQEASRQMVEAAENVAGQAATVATASEEMAATSMEIAVNCVSLADGARHASETAESGAAVVQETVSVMGRIADRVKEAARTVDSLGSRSDQIGEIIGTIEDIADQTNLLALNAAIEAARAGESGRGFAVVADEVRALAERTTRATREIGLMIKAIQSETRGAVASMDEGVREVEKGTDEAARSGAALREILEQIGSVSLQISQIATAAEQQTSTTTEISGSIQTITDTAHETARGAQESAGAAEQLADLAEQLQKIVVTFRLSA, translated from the coding sequence ATGCAGATCAAGCGATACCGCAACTGGGGCATCCTGCCGAAAATCATGACCATCTCCGGCATTACGGTCGTCCTCATCGCGGCCCTCGTCCTTTTCGCACTTCTGCCCTTCATCGGCGAGAAGATGATGGACGGCAAGAAGGAAAAGACCAAGAGCGTGGTGGAGGTGGCCTACAATCTCGTGGCCGACCTGGGAGAGCGCGCCAAGCGGGGGGAGATCACCGAGGACGAGGCCAGGAAACGGGCCATCGACCATGTCAAGCAACTCCGCTACCAGGGCAAGGAGTATTTCTGGATCAACGACCTGGCGCCCAGGATGATCATGCACCCGATCAAGCCCGACCTGGACGGCACTGATCTGTCCGAGAACAAGGATCCGCGCGGCACCTACCTTTTCCGCGAGTTTGCCAGGATCTGCCGGGAGAAGGGAGAGGGGTTCGTTCCCTACCTCTGGCCAAAGCCGGGCGCCAGCGAACCGGTGGAGAAAATCTCGTACGTGAAGTTGTACGAACCCTGGGGATGGGTTGTCGGCAGCGGCATCTACGTGGATGACGTGCGTGCCGACATGGCCCGGCTCCGGTGGGTGGTGCTGGGGGGGACGGCCCTGTTTGCCCTGTTTGCCCTGTCGCTGGCCTTTTCCGTGGGCCTCGGCGTGGTTCAGCCCCTGCGGCATGCGGTGGCGAGCCTACAGGACATCGCCGAGGGAGAGGGGGACCTGACCCGGCGGATCGCGGTGGAGCGGGAAGACGAGTCGGGCGAACTGGCCCTCGCCTTCAACAGGTTTGTGGAGAAACTCCAGGGGATCGTGGGCACGGTTGCCAACAATGCCCTGCAGGTGGCCGCTGCGGCGGGCCAGGTCCAGGAGGCGTCGCGCCAGATGGTGGAGGCGGCCGAGAACGTGGCTGGTCAGGCTGCCACCGTGGCGACGGCCAGCGAGGAGATGGCCGCCACGAGCATGGAGATTGCCGTTAACTGCGTCTCCCTTGCCGACGGCGCCCGCCATGCGAGTGAAACGGCCGAGAGCGGCGCCGCGGTGGTCCAGGAGACCGTGAGCGTCATGGGACGCATCGCCGACCGGGTCAAGGAGGCGGCCCGCACGGTTGACAGCCTCGGTTCCCGCAGCGACCAGATCGGCGAGATCATCGGCACGATTGAGGATATTGCCGACCAGACGAACCTTCTGGCCCTCAACGCCGCCATCGAGGCGGCCCGGGCGGGTGAGTCGGGCCGTGGCTTCGCGGTGGTTGCCGACGAGGTCCGGGCACTGGCCGAGCGGACCACCCGGGCCACCCGTGAGATCGGCCTGATGATCAAGGCCATCCAGAGCGAAACCCGCGGGGCAGTGGCATCCATGGATGAAGGGGTGCGCGAGGTGGAGAAGGGGACGGACGAGGCGGCCCGTTCGGGCGCGGCCCTGCGGGAAATCCTGGAGCAGATCGGCTCGGTTTCGCTCCAGATCAGTCAGATCGCCACTGCGGCCGAGCAGCAGACCTCCACCACCACCGAAATCAGCGGCAGCATCCAGACCATCACCGATACGGCCCATGAAACCGCACGCGGTGCGCAGGAATCCGCCGGCGCCGCGGAGCAGCTTGCAGATTTGGCTGAACAATTGCAAAAAATTGTTGTGACATTCCGGCTCTCAGCATGA
- a CDS encoding hemerythrin, producing MALISWSDSLSVKVKQFDDQHKKLVDMVNQLFDAMKAGKGNQVMGDILKSLIQYTQTHFAAEERVLKQHGYPDLEAHKKEHNALVMQVLDLQKQLQEGKSVLTQHVMTFLRDWLSKHIQGDDKKYGVYLNGKGIS from the coding sequence ATGGCATTGATCTCGTGGAGCGATTCGCTCAGCGTCAAGGTGAAGCAGTTCGACGATCAGCACAAAAAGCTGGTGGACATGGTGAATCAGTTGTTCGACGCCATGAAGGCCGGCAAGGGGAATCAGGTGATGGGAGACATCCTGAAGTCTCTCATCCAGTACACTCAGACCCACTTCGCCGCGGAAGAGCGGGTATTGAAGCAGCACGGCTACCCCGATTTAGAAGCCCACAAGAAAGAGCATAATGCCCTGGTCATGCAGGTGCTCGATCTGCAGAAGCAGCTCCAGGAAGGCAAGTCGGTGCTGACCCAGCATGTCATGACCTTCCTGCGCGACTGGCTTTCCAAGCATATCCAGGGAGACGACAAGAAATACGGCGTGTACCTGAACGGGAAAGGGATCTCCTGA
- a CDS encoding two-component system response regulator: MANVLIVDDSSTMRKIISRSLRQAGLPVDEIFEAGDGIEGLNVLSGKSVDLILSDINMPNMDGLEFIRQARANGHKAPIVMITTEGGEDILKEAISSGASDSIKKPFTPDQLNEKLGSLL; the protein is encoded by the coding sequence ATGGCCAACGTACTCATCGTGGACGATTCCTCGACCATGAGAAAAATCATTTCCCGCTCGCTCAGGCAGGCTGGGCTGCCCGTGGACGAAATCTTCGAGGCGGGTGACGGGATCGAAGGGCTCAACGTCCTTTCCGGCAAAAGCGTGGATCTGATCCTCTCCGACATCAACATGCCGAACATGGATGGCCTTGAGTTTATCCGGCAGGCCCGGGCCAACGGCCACAAGGCGCCTATCGTCATGATCACCACCGAAGGTGGCGAGGATATCCTGAAAGAAGCCATTTCCAGCGGAGCCAGCGACAGCATCAAGAAGCCCTTCACGCCGGACCAGCTCAACGAGAAACTCGGGAGCCTCCTATGA
- a CDS encoding chemotaxis protein CheX: MSLNSDVASSSKLSEEQLAGFIIGATKEVFGTMVMMEPQDQYPLREPVTTFHCSVTGMVGLAGIYSGILSIHCPLELALKVTSNMLGMEVEEVGEDVNDALGEIANMLGGYVKMALSKGGTDLHLSVPTVISGEEYTLNAMADNDCVIIPFIIDDARFLVGLKLQKEA, translated from the coding sequence ATGAGTCTCAACTCCGATGTGGCCTCGTCGAGCAAGCTGAGCGAGGAGCAACTCGCCGGCTTTATCATCGGGGCGACAAAAGAAGTCTTCGGCACCATGGTGATGATGGAGCCCCAGGACCAGTACCCGCTGAGGGAGCCCGTTACCACGTTCCACTGCAGCGTCACCGGCATGGTGGGGCTGGCGGGCATCTACTCGGGGATCCTCTCGATCCATTGCCCCCTGGAGCTCGCCCTCAAGGTCACCTCGAACATGCTCGGCATGGAGGTGGAAGAGGTGGGCGAGGATGTGAACGATGCCCTGGGCGAGATCGCCAACATGCTCGGAGGCTATGTGAAGATGGCCCTCTCGAAGGGAGGGACGGACCTGCACCTGTCGGTGCCCACCGTTATTTCGGGCGAGGAGTACACGCTCAACGCCATGGCCGACAACGACTGCGTCATCATTCCTTTCATCATTGACGATGCGCGGTTTCTTGTGGGCCTGAAACTTCAGAAGGAAGCCTAA
- a CDS encoding response regulator codes for MEGFGTLTDVVNNSFRQAAEDSGMLLGQELAIGEADRIATNRQTYFCDMDDVCFVAEVTASGDYAGKFHVVFGLRDAICMSGFLLGIPTARINEKRRLAIMENDDVDAFSEIVNQVVGSFNSVFQPSFGNKVHLKVVPPKKFIPESTELTETEPVPDGEYLLFRGRMELSGMEMGNLDVLIPVELALLFDPPAEEPEPPADEAAAGAVGEAAAVEGDEVGAEANGEAASESVAAVAGGPLPVDENCRRVLILEDDESDRQHIRALLEEKGYEPVEAGLDADIREIFDQGGVRLVVLGIHNGDDRDMAVCIKIKAIAQGDTLPIIMCAREWTRSAVLKAVKYGARDIIVKPYQPDEVVAKVAKFLKAA; via the coding sequence ATGGAAGGTTTCGGCACACTCACCGACGTTGTCAATAATTCGTTCCGGCAAGCCGCCGAAGACAGCGGCATGCTGCTCGGCCAGGAACTCGCCATCGGCGAGGCAGACCGCATTGCCACCAACCGGCAGACGTACTTCTGCGACATGGATGACGTCTGCTTCGTGGCCGAGGTTACGGCCAGCGGCGACTATGCGGGCAAGTTCCATGTGGTGTTCGGCCTCCGCGATGCGATCTGCATGAGCGGATTCCTGCTCGGCATCCCCACGGCCCGCATCAATGAAAAGCGCCGGCTCGCCATCATGGAAAACGACGATGTGGATGCCTTTTCCGAGATCGTCAACCAGGTGGTGGGCTCATTCAACTCGGTATTCCAGCCTTCCTTCGGCAACAAGGTACACCTGAAGGTCGTCCCCCCCAAGAAGTTCATCCCGGAAAGCACCGAGCTGACCGAAACCGAACCGGTTCCCGACGGCGAGTATCTCCTCTTCCGCGGCCGTATGGAGCTGAGCGGCATGGAGATGGGGAACCTGGACGTCCTCATCCCCGTGGAACTGGCGCTGTTGTTCGATCCTCCCGCTGAGGAGCCCGAGCCGCCGGCGGACGAAGCCGCGGCAGGGGCCGTTGGCGAGGCTGCCGCTGTCGAGGGGGACGAAGTCGGGGCTGAGGCCAATGGCGAGGCGGCGTCGGAATCTGTGGCCGCCGTAGCCGGGGGGCCGCTGCCAGTGGACGAAAATTGCCGGCGGGTCCTCATCCTGGAGGATGATGAATCGGACCGCCAGCACATCCGCGCGCTGCTGGAGGAAAAGGGGTACGAGCCGGTGGAGGCAGGCCTTGACGCGGATATCAGAGAGATATTCGACCAGGGCGGGGTGCGGCTCGTGGTTCTGGGCATCCACAACGGCGACGACCGGGACATGGCGGTCTGCATCAAGATCAAGGCGATTGCCCAGGGCGATACCCTCCCCATCATCATGTGCGCCAGGGAGTGGACGCGCTCCGCCGTCCTCAAGGCGGTCAAGTACGGCGCCCGTGACATTATCGTGAAGCCTTACCAGCCCGACGAGGTGGTGGCCAAGGTGGCAAAGTTCCTGAAGGCCGCCTGA